Sequence from the Salvelinus alpinus chromosome 35, SLU_Salpinus.1, whole genome shotgun sequence genome:
gggatgggcaactctgGTCCCCAGGGGCCAGAGTGGTGTCAtactttccccccatccctagcaaacacagctgatttaaactaattgcattctaaactgacgatcatgattagttgattattggagtctgGTGTGTTAGCTGGGACTGGACACCCAATCAGGCCCCCGTGGACTGGTGTTGCCCATCCCTCCACTAGAGAATCAACCGCATCACACAATGGAAAACCCTGAATAACCCTGTAATTCAACACTAACCTCTCTGTTGAATTGAGAGCCTTGTGTTCGTTCGCTTTGAACCCAGACAGCAGAACCGGCCAGGACACTGATATAGGCCTACAGGTTTGGATGTCAAATTGGTTTGTTAATTGTTTACGTTTACGTCTACGCTTTTGTGAACCGTCACAGTGAACGTTATATCTTCACATAaatcctttttatttattttttgggatGATGCTAGATAGAGCTGGTCCTTTCGCTGCTCATTTGGAGTAAACACAATTAGTGTGAGTGATCATGTGATTCCCTTCCTGGATTGGCATGCGGCTGGTGTCACATGCTAGTCAGGAGGTGAGTCACATGATGAAGGGGTACAAATACAGATTATTTTGACGTTGTTTTTATATTGAATTAGGCACATTCTGCCATATAAGCATACGTTGGGTGTGTAGATCAATTGTAGGCCTAGCAGTATCATTCAATGTGCAAGGGTTTAAATACTATAGCCTAGGGTGTGAACCTCAATATGACGTCAGGCTAGAAGGCATCCCGTGCTCTTTGTTGTAGAATTAATGACTctggtttctctctgtctgtttctccatctctctctgtctccctctcttccccaggtGACTTACCGTGTTGTCCAGGTAACTGACCAGCAGCTGGAGGGGAGAGATGACGGGGGAGGGCCGGTTAGCGTGGTCTCCACGGCCGCCTTCCCCGGTGCTCCTCAAGCAGTGGCCCAGGTAGGTACCAGGAACCGAGGCCACTACTGTCACCCCTTACAATAACACAGTTCCTAATGGCTAGGGAGCCTGACCTACTTCAGTAGTATCAAACTATTGATCGTTATACAAGTTATCTGTATATTGTTGTTGTGCAGGAATCAGGAcacttacatttatttatttatatatatatatatatatatataaatgtgtcACTTGTAATTAATTATTATCAAGTAATATCCATGTCGTAAGTTAGTTGTCAGTAGGGCTTGCTAACCCTTCCCACCTTGTCCCCTGTCAGGCTGTGATCCAGAACCCTTTCAGTAATGGGGGTAGCCCCGTGGGAGAGACGCTGGGAGGGGAGACGCGCTTCGCCTACTTCCCAGCTACGGCTGTGAGCGACGGCACTGTGTCTGTGCAGACCACCTCCGACCCCACACAGGCCGGGGGTGAGTCAGCACTACCTCTACTTCTAACGCTAGGCTAGCAGTCTTCTGAGGGCAAAATACTGTCCCTCGTTCTTGGTTCAAGTCCAGACATAAAGAATGACCACTTATCAAATTGACATTTGAGTACCACGACACAGTGCTGACTGAGAGAGATTAACTGTTCATCCCCTCAGCCACAAGGTTTGTCTCATTGCTAGAGTCCAGTGTCACCCAGCAAATTCTCCCTTAAGACTTTGTCACTGAAGTCTCCAACCtgccccatgtctctctctctctcgctctctctctctctctctcccgttcccaTGTCATCTCTTCTCCCACAGGTCAGTTCTACGTGATGATGACCCCTCCTGACGTCTTGCAGACAGGCACACAGCGAACCATAGCCCCGCGCACACACCCCTACCCTGAGTGAGTATCAACCACAGCGCTTCTTGCTCCTCCTATGTCCCTCATTTTAGAGGGACTCTGAAAGGAGAGCCCATGCACACAGTAGTCTGAGCCACTCCAGATGTTAAGCAGTCAAAAACCCACCTACGCAGGCCTTGCGTTCATCTACCACAAGCATGTCAGACATGTTTTCCAAGTAGGAACTAGCCTGTACGCTTAGGTGTTATGCGGTAATTTCAACCTTTCATCAGTAATAACCTGTTAAGAAGTCATTTGACAGGATTTTTCTAGAACATCTAAGAGTTGGTTTGCTTTGAGTCTGAGATGTATCAGTTAGACTGGAAAACTAAGTCACTGATTAAATATCGAAAAAGTAGTATTGACTATTCTCTCCAAAAACTGAAAGTATAGTCGCACTGCATCCCCCCTATTCACTTTCACAGAGATTTGGGTTGAGCGTGACCTGGATCTGGGTCAGACagcactgcatgtgtgtgtgtgtagtttcctTGAACATTGCTGTTCTTGTGGGATGGATGATGTCCTCACAGGGTCATTGTGTCCCTGTCCTTGTTGCCCTGGTTTCCCCCCTTTTTTTTGTCTACTTCCTCATTTTGTTTATCTCTTTCACAATCATCAATATCATTATCATGCGATGAAGCTATTTTCCTCAAACCACTCTGAATGAGTAACACTGAATCAAAACCAAACTGTTAACTCTGGTTAATCCATGCTGAAAATCTAAATAATCTCTCATGCCAAATGGATGATTAATGATATTTGTGTCAGTGAATTCATTTGACATTAGTGTTCTGGTTAATTTAGGAAATGTAATTTCTATGAAGACATGCTGCCCAGAGCCAAGGGGTGTGAGTAAATTGTAAACATGCCCATAAACTAACATATCATCTAGAAGGGGGAGTGCCAGGCAAGTGTTTGAATATAAAATAAGgagttgtgtgttttttgttatgAGATTGTTTCAAGGGTTCTGCACATGCGGGAAATGGTTTGGAAGAATGGTTCCAAagtgcttttttaaatttgacaTAATGCCATGCTTGTTTTGCCATCCAGAACGAACACATGATCCTCTGAAATCTAATTTGTGTTGGACTGAGTGGATATCCCTTGCCATTTCCCTGCCTGTATGTGATTAACTCTTATTCTCAGGCCTGTAGAGCAACATGGAGCTTCTTatattcggggggggggggggaaatacatTTTACAATTTAGCTTTAGGTAAAGGGGATGGTCATCAATTTGCATACAGTAAGGTGTTGGGCTATGGGTTTGTTATTAAGACTGATCTGGACTCTTCCCAAGTTCTTTAGGCTTCTTGGGGCTTTGTGTGGGATGTTCGTACAAGACCAGTCCagttgttgtatgtctagttcTAGTGTCGGGCTGCAGTGATTCCCCAGTTCTCTTTGGCTACCAGTAAGCTTTTATCTACTCCACTGTTAAATGTACAGTTTAAAAGGGCTGGATACCACTGCAATGTGTGCTGTTGTCTAGGGAGGACttgtttttcctgtgttttgcCATTCTATTCCCCCTTTCCATATGTTTTTCTTGTGTGTGATAATTTGTGTATTTTTAATTTTATTCTTTCATCAACAACGCATAAACTAATCCATGACTGAACATATTTGATCTATGCaaataaatgaaatgaaatgaaaacttCCACCGCTTACCTGCCGTTCGCAGAGACGAAACCGAGATGCTGCAACATGACGGTTTAAACTGGTGAGGACAACTTCCACATCCCCTCCCCCTGCAACCAATAAACCAATCAAATTAGGCCTAGATCATATACCACAAAGAAGAAAGAACAATCATACCAGCTCCCTATTCCCCCTTCATTCCCTTTAGTACAATTCCCTGGTGATTATGTTAGACCCTTGATGTGATTGAGCTACATTTAGCattggaaagtgtgtgtgtactctTTGATGGTACTCCTGATGCAGTATTGCAATGAGTTGTGTTTCTGTTCAGTTCTGTAAGACCTTGAATAGCTAGGTTAAAGTAAAAACAGCCCCCTTTGTTTTAGCTTGCTTTTAATTGCTTTTACTCATTAGATGTGAAAAAAGTAAGGGCACTGTGTGAACACCAGCCATTTTGGTTTAATTTATGACACAATTCATTAGACAGATTAAAGCTTTGTCAAAGTAAGTGCTGTCGAATTGTATTAGTTTACTGTCACGGCCCTGCGCATCTCGTCCCCAGTGCCTTCATGAGCTCATCTGGTTGTCACGTATGGGGAACTTAATTAAAGAATAGCACGGGGAAAACACATATAGGAAAAACAGTTGTCATTAGCCATACTCTGGACACCAATGCGACAACATCGAAATTTAGGATTATAATGAAGCCTGCACCTTAGACTGTCTCCGGGGTATAGCAGGGAAGGACACGTACACCTCAGACACCTCCAAGAAATCTGCCTGTCCAGATGGTCGTCagacagtcagtaatacagtaattcCAGTCACTGCGTCTCGCTGTCAGCACCAAGGTGGTGTTATTACCTCATATGCTGCCCCATACGGCTGCTTCAGATCAGCACGGCTGCCCAAGGCGGTGCAGGGCGGCCCCCCTGCAGAGTACGGCTCTGGTGCCTGAGTGGTGTGTAATTGTAAAAGGGTCAGGTGCTTTGAGATAGTGGTTCTGGTGGGGGATTCTTGCACTGGATTAGTTGCATGGAGCGCTGTAGTCTgaagattttttattttggtCTGAAGAGTTAGAAACATTTAACTAGCTGTTTGCACCTGTTTGTATGGAGGTGGACTGAGGACTCCCAGGTTTTGAAAATGGGTGAAATGTTCTATTTTTGTCTGTAGGAAAATGGATGGCCCACGGACACCCAGAGATGAAAGGAGGAGAGCGCAACACAATGAAGGTGAGCAAAGGGAAGGGCCTACATCACCCACAATCCTCCCCGATTCAATGTTCTCTGAgccaatatacactaccgttcaaaagtttggggtcacttagaaatgtccttgttttccatgaaaacacatgaaatgagttgcaaaatgaataggaaatatagtcaagatgttgataacgttataaataatgatttttgtttgaaataataattgtgtccttcaaacttttgtcaaataatcctccatttgcagcaattacagccttgcagacctttggcattctagttgtcagtttgttgaggtaatctgaagagatttcacctcatgcttcctgaagcccatcccacaagttggattggcttgatgggtaCTTCTTACATACCATACAGTCAAGCTGCttccacaacagctcaatagggttgagatccggtgactgtgctggccactccattatagacagaataccagctgactgcttcttccctaaatagttcttgcatagtttggagctgtgctttgggtcattgtcctgttgtaggaggaaatttgCTCCAATTAAGCgttgtccacagggtatggcatggcgttgcaaaatggagtgaatgcctttcttcttcaagatcccttttaccctgtacaaatctcccactttaccaccaccaaagcacccccagaccatcacattgcctccatgcttgacagatggcgtcaagcactcctccagcatcgtttaattttgtctgcatctcacaaatgttattttttgtgATCCGagcacctcaaacttagattcgcctgtccataacactttttcccccaatcttcctctgtctagTGTCAGGCAAAAGAACAATCTTAAAAATTAAAGATTATTGgctagtctgagatatggctttttctttgcaactctgcctagaaggccagcatcccagagtcgcctcttcactgttgacgttgagactggtgttttgcgggtactatttaatgaagctgccagttgaggacttgtgaggcgtctatttctcaaactagacattctaatgtacttgttctcctgctcagttgtgcattttgcgctgttctgtgaagggtgtagtacacagcgttgtacgagatcttcagtttcttggcattttctggcattggaatagccttcatttctcagaacaagaatagactcacgagtttcagaagaaagtactttgtttctgtccatttgagcctgtaatcgaacccacaaatgctgatgctccagatactcaactagtctaaagaaagccagttttattgcttctttaatcagggcaaacattttcagctgtgctaacataattgcaaaagggttttctcatgatcaattagcctttttaaattgattagcttggattagctaacacaacatgcctttggaacacaggagggaAGGTTgcctgataatgggcctctgtacacctatgtagatattcctttaaaaatcggccgtttccagctacaatagtaatttacaacattaacaatgtctacactgtatttctgatcaatttgatgttattttaatggacaaaaaattagcttttctttcaataacaaggacatttctaagtggccccgaacttttgaacggtagtgtatcttAACCATGCAACGCTGTGCTTTACTTTTGCATTCCAAGATACACTACATGGCAAAAGTACATGgactcattctaaaatcatggaaatgaatatggagttggcccccctctttgctgctataacagcatccactcttctgggaaggctttccactagatgttggaacattgctgcgtggacttacttccattcagccacgagcattcgtgatgttgggcgactaggcctggctcacagtcggcgttccaattaatcccaaaggtatTAGGTGGGGTTGaggccagggctctgtgcaggctagtcaagttcttccacactgatcttgacaaaccactTCTGTATGGACTTTgcattgtgcacgggggcattgtcatgctaaaacaggaaagggccttccccaaattgttgccacaaagttagaatgtcattttatgctgtagcgttaagatttccattcactggaactaaggggcctagcccgaaccatgaaaaacaggcccagaccattatacctcctccaccaaacttaaggttggcactatgcattcgggcaggtagcgttctcctggcttccgccaaacccagattagtccatcgaattgccagatggtgaagcgtgattcatcactccagtgaacgcgtttccactgctccagagtccaatggctgtgagctttacaccactccagccgatgcttggcattgctcatggtgatcttaggcttgtctgCGGCTGCTCGGctgtggaaacccatttcatgaaactcccgacgaacagttcttgtgctgacattgcttccagaggcagtttggaactctgtagtgagtgttgcaactgatgACATACCATTtgtacacgcttcagcactctgcgttccagttctgtgagcttgtgtggcctaccacttcgtagctgagccgttgttactcTTAGACGTTTCctattcacaataacagcacttacagttgaccggggcagctctagcagggcagaaatttggcgaactgacttgttggaaaggtggcatcctataacggtgccatgttgaaagtcactgagctcttcagtaagggccattctactgccaatgcttgtccatggagattgcatggctttgtgcctgattttgtacacctgtcagcaacggtgtggTTGAAGTAGTTGAATCTACTCATTTGAATgggagtccacatacttttggccatgtagtgtatgcaATATCTTGTTGAATTTCTTTTTAAATTAGCTGCACCTTGTGATGTTTTAATGTTTCTTTTTTTAATGTTTGAAACCAAAGCCACATTAAGTGGACAATAGATATTTTTTCTAATTCTATCCCAGAGGCACTTTTAGGGAatttcattttgtatatcaaccAACCACTAGAGGCTGCTGTTGAACTGTCAGATGTTCCCACAATGTCACATGTCTAGCTAAGTGACTATTCAAGGCATGCAGAGAAAAATATCCATGTAGACCCTAACCACTCCGCATGTATCCCTATTGTTCACCTCTTTCTCTGAACCTGTTCTGTGTGTCTCAACAGTTGAGAGGCGGCGGAGAGACAAGATCAACAATTGGATCGTCACGCTCTCCAAAATCATCCCCGACTGCAACATAGACAGCACCAAGACGGGGGCTGTAAGTCACTCTGTAAGGCACTCTCAGCAGctttgtcgtgtgtgtgtgtacacattttaatatgcttaggggttaggttaaggttaggcttaggGAAAATACGATTTTTAATTGGAATCAATTGTGTGGGTGTGGGGGGTGTTTGCATTCATTTAGAcacgtgtgtgtgcgcatgcacaagtattggtattttattaggatccccaatagATGTTGCGAAAGCAGCGGTTACTCTTCCTGTCGTCCACACAGCAAGATCTTAATgaactcctctctccttcccccagaGTAAAGGGGGCATCCTGTCTAAGGCGTGTGACTACATCCGAGAGCTCCGTCAGAATAACCAGAGGCTCCTGGACGGTGTCAAAGAGGTGGAGAGAGTACAGGTGGACAACGAGCTCTGCAGACAGCAGGTAAAACAGCCTAGAAAGAATGCTATCACAAAGAATCAGAGGCCTAGCCTGGACCCGGATCGGTTTGTGCCATCTTGCCAACTTCTATGGTCATTGTCAGGCACAACATTGGAGTTGGCAAGACTGCACAAACAGAGTTGGGACCAGGCTATCACATATAATCACACGCCTGCGAACAGAAAGGGTTGATGTTCAAACAAATGTAGGCGTTTGATCACATTTAACGTTCATTTTACGTCTGACGACCGAAGTGCCATTTTTCCTTCAAAAATGAAGTTATAGAATTGTATGGAGAGTGTTTTGCCTTTCATTCCTTATTGAATCCCAAAGCACCGTTCTCCATGTCCTCATTCTAATGCTCAGAAGTGAACAGTCTCCAGTCCTGTGGGGGATAGAGAGGCAGTGAGTGTGTGATAGCCCAGAGGAGAAGCTGGGATGATAGTACAGTACCTTGAGATTTAAAACAGATGGATGTTATGGCCAGGATTGTCCAAAACTTTTGTTGAAAAGTGTATACAACAGACGTTTCTGTCTAGTTCTTCAATCATTGAAAGAACAAGTGAGGCCTAGAAGTTGACGTATTTTGTTAAGCTGCTGCTAATTCATTGATTACATTGAGGACACCCGTTGTTTTTTGTTGGCGGACATTGTTGTTGTTTGTCTCAGATCGAGGAGCTGAAGAATGAGAATGCCCTTCTCCGAGCGCAACTCCAGCAGCACGGCATCGAGGGCGTGGGCGAGACGCCGCCACAATGAACGAGGGAGACGGAGAGCAGGATGGGTAGAAGGAAGAGGAGAACGAGGCAGCCTGGAGACGACACGTAGGAACAGAACAAAATGAACGAGCTACTGACGAATCACTGTTTTTCAGTCGCAGACAGTTAGTCTTCCCTGGCCTTGTCTTTGTGGCTGCATCCGAGACTCTTGGCAGGCTCCTGCTGCTTTGTTGGCTGCACTTGACTGATCCAGGATCAGTTGAAATGACAAAAGAAGCCACCGTGTACACAATTGACATGTCTCAGAGAGAGAACCGGTCAAAACCAGCAGAGAAACCCTCTACTAGCCCAGAGAAACCCTCTGCACAACTCCTCCCTCCATTGACGTTGGATATTTTGTTATTGAGGAGTTTTCCCATTCTCTTCAGTCATATTTTATTTTAGTCTGTATTTGTGGTTGAGATTCATATTACCATTTTTGTTACGTTAGCGGTTTTAATTTATTAGTTTGTGTATTGTTAAAAATATGCCCAGAAAGACTCATTTAGAAAAGCTCATGTATCCTAGAGGAATAGATGATGTATGAGTGAGTGGTAGGTTACCAGCCAGTAGAACAGAAACACGATACAAATAAACCGCTGCATTGCAGAACTATGTGAAAGAATGCCTTGATCGTTGGCAATATTATTAGGTGTTTTCAAAAGTGACACCGATATACAGTGAGCTCAAAGTATTGGGACatgacacattttgttgttttggctctctactccagcactttaagatgatacaatgactgaggttaaagtgcagactgtcagctttagttttggtgtattttcatccatatcgggtgaaccgctTTAGAAATTACAGTACTTCTTGTACATTGTCCCCCCCCAATTTAagggaccaaaagtatttggatgtattcatgtgtattaaagtactcaaaatgtttagtatttggtcccatattcctagcacgcaatgattacagaAAGCTTGTGActctctacaaacttgttggatgcatttgctcttTGTTTAGATTGATTTCTATTGGGCCCAAAATAATCATAATCAATGGTAAATAATGCATTGTCATTTTGGAGCGACTTCTTTTTGTAAATtcgtttctaaacacttctacattaatatggatgctaccatgattacggatagtactgaatgaatcgtgaataatgatgagtgaaagTTCGACGCACAgatatcatacctccaagacatgctaacctctcaccattacaataacgggaggttagcattattggggggggggggttgttatgatgtttatgcctctaactttctcactcatcattattcacgattcattcaggactatctgttattatcaaacacaaccaaacaaacagcaaatgcatccaactagTTTAAGTAggcacaagcttgatgtaatcattgcgtgctaggaatatgggaccaaatactaaaccttttgagtactttaatacacataaatgAATTTGTCACAATACTTTTGGGCCCATAAAATCAGAGAGGGGGGGGACttactatgtacaaaaagtgctttcTAAACAGCACCCGAtacggatgaaaataccctcaaattaaagctgacagtctacactttaacctcagtcatttTCTCATtccaaatccaaagtgctggagcacagccaaaacaacaaaaaatgtcaatGTCCCAATACTTTGAGCTCACTATCTCAAGGATGCAATTTTGGTGTACCTGAAGGAATAGCTGTGCTTTGCCCAATATCACAGTTTACAGTGCTTGCATTAACAGACCTGTTTTTAAAATAGCATCCATGCAACATTATATAAATGTTTCATGTTGAAGTAAAGCCAATGGCCACTGGCGTTAGTGGGAAATTGAAATGGTAATCAATAATGAATTTACTGTACTCTGGCCCTTTTCTACAATTATGCAATTTAATACACAATCTTTAAGGCTGGTTTGAGACTGTGGCCTGGTTAGATTTGATAGACCACTGATACGGCCTCCGAAAGGTTGAGCTCTTAAAATGTCAGCTGACATATGAAGTGAGTGCAAATGTAAACGATTCTGGGTGGAACATCACAGGTTgtatccgaaatggcaccctattatgtagtgcactacttttgaccaacaGTAGTGCTtttatgtaggggatagggtgccatttcagacactacCAAATTTTTTTATTTCAACATTGTGTCACGTTAAACTCACTCTTGAGAAAGCGCATTGAGTTCACTGCTAAGCTAAATTTAGCGGCTACAGAAGTCTGGATGTTTTTTGCGATTGTGTGTATGATGTTTCTGTGTCTTGATATGTGTAAGAATAACCACAAGTATCATGTCTAGTGTTTTGGCTTTTATTTTTGTAACCAACACATCAAATGGAGCTTAATGCACCCAAGGAAAAAGACTCTCTGGAGAGAATAAATGAACCAACTCACTGCTCAAGATAGAAACCAAGAACAGAGAAACTTCCCATCGTTGCACTTCGTATCTGCTCTGAATTTCCTCTCCTTGCAAACAGTAATGGTTGCTAATAAAGACTTGGGTAAACATTTAATCTCAGACACTCTTTCACTCATCTAGGAAAATAACCAAGTTGAAATGCATTCGATGTGCAAACAGGCAAGTTAATGAGGATAATACCATTGTTATTGATGACTGGATTTGCGTCATGTATTTTGTTCTGAAATTG
This genomic interval carries:
- the LOC139564631 gene encoding upstream stimulatory factor 2-like isoform X3, which gives rise to MDMHLEQSLDTATSHEKQEEEVVQLEGDGEGEQTAVTIGSIQQAQAFADHNIQYQFRSEGGQVTYRVVQVTDQQLEGRDDGGGPVSVVSTAAFPGAPQAVAQAVIQNPFSNGGSPVGETLGGETRFAYFPATAVSDGTVSVQTTSDPTQAGGQFYVMMTPPDVLQTGTQRTIAPRTHPYPEDETEMLQHDGLNWKMDGPRTPRDERRRAQHNEVERRRRDKINNWIVTLSKIIPDCNIDSTKTGASKGGILSKACDYIRELRQNNQRLLDGVKEVERVQVDNELCRQQIEELKNENALLRAQLQQHGIEGVGETPPQ
- the LOC139564631 gene encoding upstream stimulatory factor 2-like isoform X5, which translates into the protein MDMHLEQSLDTATSHEKQEEEVVQLEGDGEGEQTAVTIGSIQQAQAFADHNIQYQFRSEGGQVTYRVVQVTDQQLEGRDDGGGPVSVVSTAAFPGAPQAVAQAVIQNPFSNGGSPVGETLGGETRFAYFPATAVSDGTVSVQTTSDPTQAGGQFYVMMTPPDVLQTGTQRTIAPRTHPYPEKMDGPRTPRDERRRAQHNEVERRRRDKINNWIVTLSKIIPDCNIDSTKTGASKGGILSKACDYIRELRQNNQRLLDGVKEVERVQVDNELCRQQIEELKNENALLRAQLQQHGIEGVGETPPQ
- the LOC139564631 gene encoding upstream stimulatory factor 2-like isoform X7 codes for the protein MDMHLEQSLDTATSHEKQEEEVVQLEDGEGEQTAVTIGSIQQAQAFADHNIQYQFRSEGGQVTYRVVQVTDQQLEGRDDGGGPVSVVSTAAFPGAPQAVAQAVIQNPFSNGGSPVGETLGGETRFAYFPATAVSDGTVSVQTTSDPTQAGGQFYVMMTPPDVLQTGTQRTIAPRTHPYPEDETEMLQHDGLNWKMDGPRTPRDERRRAQHNEVERRRRDKINNWIVTLSKIIPDCNIDSTKTGASKGGILSKACDYIRELRQNNQRLLDGVKEVERVQVDNELCRQQIEELKNENALLRAQLQQHGIEGVGETPPQ
- the LOC139564631 gene encoding upstream stimulatory factor 2-like isoform X6, with amino-acid sequence MDMHLEQSLDTATSHEKQEEEVVQLEDGEGEQTAVTIGSIQQAQAFADHNIQYQFRSEGGQVTYRVVQVTDQQLEGRDDGGGPVSVVSTAAFPGAPQAVAQAVIQNPFSNGGSPVGETLGGETRFAYFPATAVSDGTVSVQTTSDPTQAGGQFYVMMTPPDVLQTGTQRTIAPRTHPYPEKMDGPRTPRDERRRAQHNEVERRRRDKINNWIVTLSKIIPDCNIDSTKTGASKGGILSKACDYIRELRQNNQRLLDGVKEVERVQVDNELCRQQIEELKNENALLRAQLQQHGIEGVGETPPQ
- the LOC139564631 gene encoding upstream stimulatory factor 2-like isoform X1 — protein: MDMHLEQSLDTATSHEKQEEEVVQLEGDGEGEQTAVTIGSIQQAQAFADHNIQYQFRSEGGQVTYRVVQVTDQQLEGRDDGGGPVSVVSTAAFPGAPQAVAQAVIQNPFSNGGSPVGETLGGETRFAYFPATAVSDGTVSVQTTSDPTQAGGQFYVMMTPPDVLQTGTQRTIAPRTHPYPEDETEMLQHDGLNWKMDGPRTPRDERRRAQHNEVERRRRDKINNWIVTLSKIIPDCNIDSTKTGAVSHSSKGGILSKACDYIRELRQNNQRLLDGVKEVERVQVDNELCRQQIEELKNENALLRAQLQQHGIEGVGETPPQ
- the LOC139564631 gene encoding upstream stimulatory factor 2-like isoform X4; its protein translation is MDMHLEQSLDTATSHEKQEEEVVQLEGDGEGEQTAVTIGSIQQAQAFADHNIQYQFRSEGGQVTYRVVQVTDQQLEGRDDGGGPVSVVSTAAFPGAPQAVAQAVIQNPFSNGGSPVGETLGGETRFAYFPATAVSDGTVSVQTTSDPTQAGGQFYVMMTPPDVLQTGTQRTIAPRTHPYPEKMDGPRTPRDERRRAQHNEVERRRRDKINNWIVTLSKIIPDCNIDSTKTGAVSHSSKGGILSKACDYIRELRQNNQRLLDGVKEVERVQVDNELCRQQIEELKNENALLRAQLQQHGIEGVGETPPQ
- the LOC139564631 gene encoding upstream stimulatory factor 2-like isoform X2, whose product is MDMHLEQSLDTATSHEKQEEEVVQLEDGEGEQTAVTIGSIQQAQAFADHNIQYQFRSEGGQVTYRVVQVTDQQLEGRDDGGGPVSVVSTAAFPGAPQAVAQAVIQNPFSNGGSPVGETLGGETRFAYFPATAVSDGTVSVQTTSDPTQAGGQFYVMMTPPDVLQTGTQRTIAPRTHPYPEDETEMLQHDGLNWKMDGPRTPRDERRRAQHNEVERRRRDKINNWIVTLSKIIPDCNIDSTKTGAVSHSSKGGILSKACDYIRELRQNNQRLLDGVKEVERVQVDNELCRQQIEELKNENALLRAQLQQHGIEGVGETPPQ